The following proteins come from a genomic window of Mycolicibacterium rufum:
- a CDS encoding UPF0182 family protein: protein MGMRPAARMPKLTRRSRVLIAIALAVVLLLLIGPRLVDTYVDWLWFGELGYRSVFTTQIVTRVVIFFVVALLIGGIVFAALALAYRTRPVFVPTAGPNDPIARYRTAVMARLRLVGIGVPAFIGLLSGFVAQSYWERVQLFLHGGSFGIADPQFGIDLGFYAFDLPFYRLVLSYLFVATFLAFIANLLGHYLFGGIRLSGRTGALSRAARIQLITLVGILMLLKAVAYWFDRYELLSHTRGGKPFTGAGYTDINAVLPAKLILMAIAVICAAAVFSAIFLRDLRIPAIGVVLLLLSSLVVGAGWPLVVEQISVRPNAAQKESEYIARSIAATRQAYGLTEEQVSYRDYPGNAPASAQQVAADRATTSNIRVLDPNIVSPAFTQFQQGKNFYYFSDQLNMDRYPDADGNLRDYVVAARELNPDRLIDNQRDWINRHTVYTHGNGFIASPANTVRGVANDPNQNGGYPEFLASVVGANGSIISPGPAPLDQPRIYFGPVIASTAADYAIVGKNGADREYDYENNVETKNYTYTGAGGVPLGNWFNRSVFAAKFAERNFLFSNVINNNSKILFKRDPAERVKAVAPWLTTDTAVYPAIVNKRMVWIVDGYTTLDNYPYSELMSLSSATTDSNEVAMNRLLPDKQVSYIRNSVKATVDAYDGTVTLYAQDEQDPVLQAWEKVFPGTIKPKSDISPELQEHLRYPEDLFKVQRALLAKYHVDDPVTFFSTSDFWDVPLDPNPTASSYQPPYYIVAKNLAENNNSTSFQLTSAMNRFRRDFLAAYISASSDPQTYGKITVLTIPGQVNGPKLAFNAISTDTAVSQDLGVIGRDNQNRIRWGNLLTLPMGQGGLLYVAPVYASPGASDAASSYPRLIRVAMMYNDKIGYGPTVRDALTDLFGAGADATATGPAPTDVPAGQPQSRPPAANQPPAAAAPNQQGQAPQARPEVPVAVPPTGPTQLSAAKAAALQDVNAALDALQEAQRSGDFAQYGEALQRLDTAVNAYQSAS, encoded by the coding sequence GTGGGTATGCGGCCGGCGGCGAGAATGCCGAAGCTGACGCGACGAAGCCGTGTTCTGATCGCGATCGCCCTGGCGGTCGTGCTGCTGTTGCTGATCGGTCCGCGGCTGGTCGACACCTACGTCGACTGGCTGTGGTTCGGCGAGCTCGGGTACCGGTCGGTGTTCACCACCCAGATCGTCACCCGCGTCGTCATCTTCTTCGTCGTCGCGCTGCTGATCGGCGGCATCGTGTTCGCCGCGCTCGCGCTGGCCTACCGGACCCGGCCGGTGTTCGTGCCGACGGCGGGCCCGAACGACCCGATCGCCCGGTACCGCACCGCGGTGATGGCGCGGCTGCGCCTGGTCGGCATCGGGGTGCCGGCGTTCATCGGTCTGCTGTCGGGATTCGTCGCCCAGAGCTACTGGGAGCGGGTGCAGCTGTTCCTGCACGGCGGCAGCTTCGGCATCGCCGATCCGCAGTTCGGCATCGACCTCGGCTTCTACGCATTCGACCTGCCGTTCTACCGGCTCGTGTTGTCCTATCTGTTCGTCGCGACGTTCCTGGCGTTCATCGCGAACCTGTTGGGCCACTACCTGTTCGGCGGGATCCGGCTCTCGGGCCGCACCGGCGCGCTGAGTCGGGCCGCGCGGATCCAGCTGATCACGCTGGTGGGCATCCTGATGCTGCTCAAGGCGGTGGCGTACTGGTTTGACCGCTACGAGCTGCTCAGCCACACCCGCGGCGGGAAGCCGTTCACCGGCGCCGGGTACACCGACATCAACGCGGTGCTGCCCGCCAAGCTCATCTTGATGGCGATCGCGGTGATCTGCGCGGCCGCGGTGTTCAGCGCGATCTTCCTGCGCGACTTGCGGATCCCGGCGATCGGCGTGGTGCTGTTGCTGCTGTCGTCGCTGGTGGTCGGCGCGGGCTGGCCGCTGGTGGTCGAGCAGATCAGCGTGCGTCCCAACGCCGCTCAGAAGGAGAGCGAGTACATCGCCCGCAGTATCGCGGCGACCCGGCAGGCCTACGGGCTCACCGAGGAACAGGTCAGCTACCGCGACTATCCGGGCAACGCACCGGCGAGCGCCCAGCAGGTGGCTGCCGACCGGGCCACCACCTCGAACATCCGTGTGCTGGACCCGAACATCGTCAGCCCGGCGTTCACCCAGTTCCAGCAGGGGAAGAACTTCTACTACTTCTCCGACCAGCTCAACATGGACCGGTATCCCGACGCCGACGGCAACCTGCGCGACTACGTGGTCGCCGCACGCGAACTCAACCCCGACCGGTTGATCGACAACCAGCGCGACTGGATCAACCGGCACACCGTGTACACCCACGGCAACGGGTTCATCGCCTCGCCGGCCAACACCGTGCGCGGGGTGGCCAACGACCCCAACCAGAACGGCGGCTATCCGGAGTTCCTGGCCAGCGTGGTCGGCGCGAACGGCAGCATCATCTCGCCGGGACCGGCCCCGCTGGATCAGCCCCGCATCTACTTCGGCCCGGTGATCGCCAGCACCGCAGCCGATTACGCGATCGTCGGCAAGAACGGCGCCGACCGCGAGTACGACTACGAGAACAACGTCGAGACGAAGAACTACACCTACACCGGCGCCGGCGGCGTGCCACTGGGCAATTGGTTCAACCGCAGCGTGTTCGCCGCGAAGTTCGCCGAGCGGAACTTCCTGTTCTCCAACGTCATCAACAACAACAGCAAGATCCTGTTCAAGCGGGATCCGGCCGAGCGGGTCAAGGCCGTGGCGCCGTGGCTGACCACCGACACCGCCGTCTACCCGGCGATCGTGAACAAGCGCATGGTGTGGATCGTCGACGGCTACACCACGCTGGACAACTACCCGTACTCGGAACTCATGTCGCTGTCGTCGGCCACCACCGACTCCAACGAGGTGGCGATGAACCGGCTGCTGCCCGACAAGCAGGTGTCCTACATCCGCAACTCGGTCAAGGCCACTGTCGACGCCTACGACGGCACCGTGACGCTGTACGCGCAGGACGAGCAGGATCCGGTGCTGCAGGCATGGGAGAAGGTGTTCCCGGGCACCATCAAGCCGAAGAGCGACATCAGTCCGGAGCTGCAGGAGCATCTGCGCTATCCGGAGGATCTGTTCAAGGTGCAGCGTGCGCTGCTCGCCAAGTACCACGTCGACGATCCGGTGACGTTCTTCTCGACGTCGGACTTCTGGGACGTGCCGCTCGATCCCAACCCGACGGCCAGCAGCTACCAGCCGCCGTACTACATCGTCGCGAAGAACCTGGCCGAGAACAACAATTCGACGTCGTTCCAGCTGACGAGTGCGATGAACCGGTTCCGGCGCGACTTCCTGGCCGCCTACATCAGTGCCAGCTCCGATCCGCAGACCTACGGCAAGATCACGGTGCTGACCATCCCCGGTCAGGTCAACGGTCCGAAGCTGGCGTTCAACGCGATCAGCACCGACACCGCGGTCAGCCAGGATCTCGGTGTCATCGGCCGGGACAACCAGAACCGGATCCGCTGGGGCAACCTGCTGACGTTGCCGATGGGTCAGGGCGGGTTGCTCTACGTGGCACCGGTGTACGCCTCGCCGGGGGCCAGTGACGCCGCGTCGTCCTATCCCCGCCTGATCCGGGTGGCGATGATGTACAACGACAAGATCGGCTACGGGCCGACGGTGCGTGACGCGCTGACCGATCTGTTCGGTGCGGGAGCCGACGCCACGGCGACCGGTCCGGCGCCGACGGATGTGCCTGCGGGGCAACCGCAGTCGCGACCGCCGGCGGCCAACCAGCCGCCGGCCGCGGCGGCGCCCAACCAGCAGGGCCAGGCGCCGCAGGCGCGGCCCGAGGTGCCGGTGGCCGTTCCTCCGACGGGTCCGACGCAGCTGTCGGCGGCCAAAGCCGCTGCGCTGCAGGACGTCAACGCCGCCCTCGATGCCCTGCAGGAGGCGCAGCGCAGCGGTGACTTCGCGCAGTACGGCGAAGCGCTGCAGCGCCTCGACACCGCGGTGAACGCCTACCAGTCCGCGTCGTAA
- a CDS encoding YlbL family protein yields MNRRIATLIVALVPIVVFGVLATTVTVPYVALGPGPTFNTLGKVDGKEVVDIEGTDVHPTKGNLNMTTVSQMDGLTLGQALIFWASGRDQLIPRELVYPPDKSRDEIDEANTKDFRQSEDSAEYAALSYLKYPMAITVQSIDENGPSKGKLQAGDAIDAVNNKPVANLDEFGKILETTKPGDTLVVDYRRKNAPAGIAEVTLGSRPDRPHGVLGVNVLDAPWAPFSIDFNLANIGGPSAGLMFSLAVVDKLTTGDLNDAKFVAGTGTITGDGEVGSIGGITHKIVSAKEAGASVFLVPADNCDEAKSADEQGIELLKVDTLEHAIDALRTLSAGGEPPRC; encoded by the coding sequence GTGAACAGGAGGATTGCCACCCTGATCGTCGCGCTGGTGCCGATCGTCGTGTTCGGTGTTCTCGCGACGACGGTGACGGTGCCCTACGTCGCGCTGGGGCCCGGGCCGACCTTCAACACCCTCGGCAAGGTGGACGGCAAGGAGGTCGTCGACATCGAGGGCACCGACGTGCACCCCACCAAGGGGAACCTCAACATGACGACGGTGTCGCAGATGGACGGCCTGACGCTGGGGCAGGCGCTGATCTTCTGGGCCTCGGGCCGCGATCAGCTGATCCCGCGGGAGCTGGTCTATCCGCCGGACAAATCCCGCGATGAGATCGACGAGGCCAACACCAAGGACTTCCGGCAGTCCGAGGACAGCGCCGAGTACGCCGCGCTGTCCTACCTGAAGTACCCGATGGCCATCACCGTGCAGAGCATCGACGAGAACGGCCCCTCGAAGGGCAAGCTGCAGGCCGGCGACGCCATCGACGCGGTCAACAACAAGCCCGTCGCCAACCTCGACGAGTTCGGCAAGATCCTGGAGACCACCAAGCCGGGCGACACGCTCGTCGTCGACTACCGCCGCAAGAACGCCCCGGCCGGCATCGCCGAGGTCACGCTGGGGTCCCGGCCGGACCGCCCGCACGGCGTCCTTGGGGTCAACGTGCTCGACGCGCCGTGGGCGCCGTTTTCCATCGACTTCAACCTCGCGAACATCGGCGGTCCGTCAGCCGGTCTGATGTTCAGCCTCGCCGTCGTCGACAAGTTGACGACCGGCGACCTCAACGATGCGAAGTTCGTGGCGGGCACCGGCACCATCACCGGTGACGGCGAGGTCGGCTCGATCGGCGGCATCACCCACAAGATCGTGTCGGCCAAGGAGGCGGGCGCCTCGGTGTTCCTGGTGCCGGCCGACAACTGCGACGAGGCCAAGTCCGCCGACGAGCAGGGCATCGAGCTGCTCAAGGTGGACACCCTCGAGCACGCGATCGACGCGCTGCGCACCCTTTCCGCCGGTGGCGAACCTCCTCGCTGCTGA
- a CDS encoding BTAD domain-containing putative transcriptional regulator yields the protein MRYRLLGPLQVVDGETPVDIGPPKQRVVLAALLLAGGRVVSVDRLVDAVWGDDVPASATASLQAYISNLRRALRGGAAQTQMASPIVRRPPGYALDADPDSVDLMVFAAGCARAGAAIDAEQWDTALAEAEAARALVRGNLLEDMADADWVREESARVTEMRVDCLAHKVTALLALGRVAAALTEAAALRALDPFADRGARLQMLALYRAGRAAEALDTYTRHARRLDDELGLEPGRELRDLQTAVLRQAPELAGWPRPPEWSGAATIPVPDPVIAEPAGAAAPRRSALVGRDRELARAGEVLARVAAGATRWLVLSGPPGIGKTRLAEEIAGLASAEGGDVVWVNCPDERATPPWWPMRQLVRALGAEPDAVLEVPPHADPDTARFLVYERVQSLLEATPRLLAVVVDDVQWSDTTSASCLAYIAGALRDHRVLVIVTVRDGEHTPEVSRLLSTVARGEDNRHIAVPALSSADVATLANEVAEDAVSEDEAAVLAARTGGNPFFVSEYARLPRAERVANEIPRAVRSVLERRLAALDPAVMQVLRTAAAIGDVIDAAAVPVLAQATRLDLDTLADYLDEAADERIVIAAHTADGYEFAHGLLREQLLADMPALRRQRLHAKIAEVLADSGDADAPTRRAQHLLAAQPLVEPAVVVGACRVAAEQATAQWSSDIAARWWQAALDAYDRLPVAARDDAERDALTVELLEAHSRAGRGQLVLDSVQRYLGEALRTGRAASAGRVASALLRASGGWPWLAPGHDPGELLSLLSRAASVADADPVAAARVLPALAVGHCYHPDAGVAAGLLERAQEVAEQTGDTDVLADVLIGRLITYSGVCSLSEQTLTWVAQLEALRHSRSREDTVIAHSVATMAAMNLGDVAGARRYLLAGIAGSEELRLPVLRAQLRWMEAVLAMWAGDFAEAQRHHAIAAHVHEQTELYEAGSGLLATASLLREKGGPVDPRWEDLRADRESGGQGMVGVVRTALLTIASGPGARAEAADMLRAWAETSDRGHIWTTLGHETLLAHLAAEHRLDGYAEPLLAALTPYRERIAVIGQVGLAGPVALATARLHAVLGDVARARVDLVTARALAERTGGAPTVLRCRLLECELTESPTERAAAAQALAGDAAAAGMDWVAASAHALAAS from the coding sequence GTGCGCTATCGGTTGCTCGGGCCGCTGCAGGTGGTCGACGGGGAGACCCCCGTCGACATCGGCCCGCCCAAGCAGCGGGTGGTGCTGGCGGCGCTGCTGCTGGCCGGGGGCCGGGTGGTGTCGGTGGATCGGCTCGTCGACGCGGTGTGGGGCGACGACGTTCCCGCGAGCGCGACGGCGAGCCTGCAGGCCTACATCTCGAATCTGCGGCGGGCGCTGCGTGGGGGTGCCGCGCAGACGCAGATGGCCTCCCCGATCGTGCGCCGGCCCCCGGGCTATGCCCTCGACGCCGACCCGGACAGCGTCGACCTGATGGTGTTCGCGGCGGGGTGCGCGCGTGCCGGCGCCGCGATCGACGCCGAGCAATGGGACACGGCGCTCGCCGAGGCCGAGGCCGCGCGGGCGTTGGTACGCGGAAACCTGTTGGAGGACATGGCCGACGCCGATTGGGTGCGCGAGGAGTCGGCCCGGGTCACCGAGATGCGGGTGGACTGTCTGGCACACAAGGTGACGGCGTTGCTCGCGCTCGGCAGGGTGGCCGCCGCGTTGACGGAGGCGGCGGCGTTGCGTGCGCTCGACCCGTTCGCCGACCGCGGCGCCCGGCTGCAGATGTTGGCGCTGTACCGGGCGGGCCGCGCGGCCGAAGCGCTGGACACCTACACCCGTCACGCGCGGCGGCTCGATGACGAGCTGGGTCTCGAGCCCGGCCGCGAACTGAGGGATCTGCAGACCGCGGTGCTGCGTCAGGCCCCCGAGCTGGCCGGCTGGCCGCGACCTCCCGAATGGAGCGGCGCCGCAACCATTCCCGTGCCGGACCCGGTGATCGCGGAGCCGGCCGGTGCCGCGGCGCCGCGGCGGTCGGCACTGGTCGGGCGTGACCGTGAACTGGCGCGTGCGGGCGAGGTACTGGCTCGGGTGGCGGCCGGGGCGACGCGGTGGCTGGTGCTGTCGGGACCGCCGGGAATCGGCAAGACGCGGCTGGCCGAGGAGATCGCCGGCCTGGCGTCCGCCGAGGGTGGCGACGTGGTGTGGGTGAACTGTCCCGACGAGCGGGCCACCCCGCCGTGGTGGCCGATGCGCCAGCTCGTGCGCGCGTTGGGCGCCGAACCCGACGCGGTGCTCGAGGTGCCACCGCACGCCGATCCGGACACCGCGAGATTCCTTGTCTACGAACGGGTTCAGTCTCTGCTCGAGGCAACGCCCCGACTGCTGGCCGTCGTGGTCGACGATGTGCAGTGGTCGGACACCACGTCGGCGAGCTGCCTGGCCTACATCGCGGGCGCGCTGCGCGATCACCGCGTGCTGGTGATCGTCACGGTGCGCGACGGCGAGCACACCCCGGAGGTGTCGCGTCTGCTCAGCACGGTGGCGCGCGGGGAGGACAACCGCCACATCGCGGTGCCTGCGCTGTCCTCGGCCGATGTCGCGACGCTGGCCAACGAGGTCGCCGAGGACGCGGTGTCGGAGGACGAGGCCGCCGTGCTGGCGGCGCGTACCGGCGGCAATCCGTTCTTCGTGTCCGAATACGCGCGGCTGCCGCGGGCCGAGCGCGTCGCCAACGAGATTCCGCGCGCTGTGCGGTCGGTGCTCGAGCGCCGGCTCGCGGCGCTCGACCCGGCGGTGATGCAGGTGCTGCGGACCGCCGCGGCGATCGGCGACGTCATCGATGCGGCCGCGGTTCCGGTGCTCGCGCAGGCCACGCGGCTGGATCTGGACACCCTCGCCGACTATCTCGACGAGGCGGCCGACGAGCGCATCGTGATCGCGGCGCACACCGCCGACGGGTACGAGTTCGCGCACGGGCTGCTGCGCGAGCAGCTGCTCGCGGACATGCCGGCGCTGCGCCGCCAGCGCCTGCACGCCAAGATCGCGGAGGTGCTCGCCGACAGCGGCGACGCCGACGCACCGACACGGCGGGCGCAGCACCTGCTGGCCGCGCAGCCTCTCGTCGAGCCGGCGGTCGTCGTCGGGGCCTGCCGGGTTGCGGCGGAACAGGCGACCGCACAGTGGAGTTCGGACATCGCGGCGCGGTGGTGGCAGGCGGCGCTGGACGCCTATGACCGGCTGCCGGTCGCCGCGCGTGACGACGCCGAGCGCGACGCGCTCACCGTGGAACTGCTCGAAGCGCATTCGCGGGCCGGCCGTGGACAACTGGTGCTCGACAGTGTGCAGCGCTACCTCGGCGAGGCGCTGCGAACCGGGCGCGCCGCCTCCGCCGGGCGGGTGGCGAGCGCGCTGCTGCGGGCCAGCGGCGGCTGGCCCTGGCTGGCGCCGGGACACGACCCCGGCGAGCTGTTGTCGCTGCTGTCGCGGGCCGCGTCGGTGGCCGACGCCGACCCCGTCGCCGCCGCGCGCGTGCTGCCCGCGCTGGCCGTCGGGCACTGCTACCACCCCGACGCCGGTGTCGCGGCCGGCCTGCTGGAGCGGGCGCAGGAAGTGGCCGAGCAGACCGGTGACACCGATGTGCTCGCCGACGTATTGATCGGCCGGCTCATCACCTACTCGGGGGTGTGCAGCCTCAGCGAACAGACGCTCACCTGGGTGGCGCAGTTGGAGGCGTTGCGGCACAGCCGTTCCCGTGAGGACACCGTGATCGCGCATTCGGTCGCGACCATGGCGGCGATGAACCTCGGCGACGTCGCGGGGGCCCGCCGGTATCTTTTGGCGGGCATCGCCGGCAGCGAGGAGCTGCGGCTGCCGGTGCTGCGGGCGCAGTTGCGGTGGATGGAAGCCGTGCTGGCGATGTGGGCCGGTGACTTCGCCGAGGCGCAGCGCCACCACGCGATCGCCGCGCACGTGCACGAGCAGACCGAGCTGTACGAGGCGGGCAGCGGTCTGCTGGCCACGGCATCGCTGCTGCGGGAGAAGGGCGGCCCGGTCGATCCCCGGTGGGAGGATCTGCGGGCCGACAGGGAGTCCGGAGGTCAGGGCATGGTCGGCGTGGTGCGAACCGCCCTGCTGACGATCGCGAGCGGGCCCGGCGCGCGGGCCGAGGCCGCGGACATGTTGCGCGCCTGGGCCGAGACGTCGGACCGCGGTCACATCTGGACCACGCTGGGGCATGAGACCCTGCTGGCGCATCTGGCGGCCGAGCACCGTCTCGACGGGTACGCCGAGCCGCTGCTGGCCGCGCTGACGCCGTACCGCGAGCGCATCGCGGTGATCGGTCAGGTCGGCCTGGCCGGGCCGGTCGCGCTGGCGACGGCCCGGCTGCACGCTGTGCTCGGTGACGTCGCGCGCGCCCGCGTGGATCTGGTGACCGCGCGCGCCCTCGCCGAGCGCACCGGGGGAGCACCGACGGTGCTGCGCTGCCGGCTGCTCGAGTGCGAGCTGACGGAGTCGCCGACGGAGCGGGCGGCGGCCGCGCAGGCCTTGGCGGGTGACGCCGCTGCGGCGGGCATGGACTGGGTCGCCGCGTCGGCTCACGCACTGGCGGCTAGCTGA